A single genomic interval of Koleobacter methoxysyntrophicus harbors:
- a CDS encoding flavodoxin domain-containing protein — MNTLIAYASRYGCTEKCAAILSEKLTGKVDLCNLKRVKDVDLSQYDKVIIGGPVYIGKIQKEVKEFCLKNLSVLKEKKIGLFICGMESGDRAEAQLNACFPQELLFHAAAREFFGGEFKFKKMNPMERFMIRMVSRMDESRSVLDTNKDVSNISEENINRFARLMNGV; from the coding sequence ATGAATACGTTAATAGCTTATGCTAGCAGGTACGGCTGTACAGAAAAGTGTGCCGCAATCCTATCAGAAAAACTTACGGGAAAAGTTGATTTATGTAATTTAAAAAGGGTTAAGGATGTAGATTTATCACAATATGATAAGGTTATTATTGGAGGCCCGGTTTACATAGGAAAAATTCAAAAAGAAGTAAAAGAATTTTGCTTAAAAAATCTGAGCGTGTTAAAAGAGAAGAAAATCGGGCTTTTCATATGCGGTATGGAAAGCGGAGATAGGGCAGAGGCGCAATTGAATGCCTGTTTTCCTCAAGAACTGTTATTCCATGCCGCTGCCAGGGAATTCTTCGGGGGAGAGTTTAAATTCAAAAAGATGAATCCCATGGAAAGGTTTATGATAAGAATGGTTTCCAGAATGGATGAGAGCCGTTCTGTATTAGATACAAATAAAGATGTGTCAAATATTTCCGAGGAAAATATTAATAGGTTCGCACGGTTAATGAACGGTGTTTAA
- a CDS encoding TetR/AcrR family transcriptional regulator yields the protein MRRQEEIRNIILDVARNIISREGIKGLSIRKITNAIDYSPGIIYHYFKDKNEIIESIVREGYERILALIRSVKRNEKEPEKEIKEAFTNYIKAALASPEEYKAFMLNGDTSVLNTTGILKKGISKKSRTLQLLCDNIQRGINQGRYAPCDPELTAQIIWTSTFGLIIKLIIEKDISQEQVNRLIDQHFNVLFNGIIRKGA from the coding sequence TTGCGCAGGCAGGAAGAAATTAGAAACATAATCTTGGATGTTGCACGGAATATAATTTCCAGGGAAGGTATCAAAGGCCTGTCAATACGCAAAATCACTAATGCGATAGATTATTCTCCCGGTATTATATATCATTACTTTAAAGACAAAAACGAGATAATTGAGTCAATAGTAAGGGAGGGATATGAACGGATACTTGCTTTAATAAGATCAGTTAAAAGAAATGAAAAAGAGCCGGAAAAAGAAATTAAAGAAGCATTTACAAATTATATAAAAGCAGCTTTGGCCTCTCCTGAAGAGTATAAAGCTTTTATGCTTAATGGTGATACTTCCGTATTAAATACGACAGGTATCTTAAAGAAAGGAATTTCTAAAAAGAGCCGGACTCTGCAATTATTATGCGATAACATACAACGAGGGATAAATCAGGGCCGTTATGCACCATGTGACCCTGAACTAACAGCTCAGATTATCTGGACCTCAACATTTGGCCTAATAATTAAGCTGATAATTGAGAAGGATATATCCCAAGAACAGGTAAACCGGTTGATAGACCAGCATTTTAACGTATTATTTAACGGGATTATAAGGAAGGGAGCTTGA
- a CDS encoding FMN-binding protein has protein sequence MKRVFKILAIVFLMFIIVIAATFFTIKSLKLPDVDVGDVDLRNINDGSYRGEYSAGPVKAVVKVQVKDNRIIDIMIEQHQNGLGKKAEKIIDEIISKQTLNVDVISGATLSSNVIRKAIEEALNK, from the coding sequence ATGAAAAGAGTTTTTAAAATACTGGCAATAGTGTTTTTGATGTTCATTATAGTGATTGCTGCGACTTTTTTTACGATTAAATCTTTGAAATTACCTGACGTTGATGTTGGAGACGTGGATTTAAGAAATATTAATGATGGTTCATACAGGGGCGAATATTCTGCCGGGCCTGTAAAGGCTGTGGTTAAAGTTCAGGTAAAGGATAATAGAATAATAGACATAATGATTGAGCAGCATCAAAATGGATTGGGAAAAAAAGCGGAAAAAATTATAGATGAAATAATAAGTAAGCAGACTTTAAATGTAGATGTTATTAGCGGTGCAACATTAAGCAGCAATGTAATTCGCAAGGCGATTGAGGAAGCTCTTAATAAGTAA